The genomic DNA CTCATCGGTATGCCCCTTCAAGGATTCAATTTTTCAGTAACCATTGATGTTATTGATATGATATTGGAAAAATTAGTTACTCACGGTCTAATTACTTATGATGACATCTCTGTGAAAAATAAAATGGGGTCACGAATTACCATCGATCTACAGATAATTGACAGATCGAGGTTTCTTCAGTGCAATTTCCGAGACATAACTGAGCGTAAAGTTGCTGAAAAAGAAAAAGATATACTCACAGAGCAACTCAATCAGGCACAGCGGATGGAAACTGTTGGAATTTTAGCGGGAGGGATTGCCCATGATTTTAATAATATTCTGTCTATTATTTTTGGCAATGCGGAATTAGCCCTTAATGATATTTCTCCTGATAATCCTGTCAAACAAAACTTTGAAGAGGTACTTGCCGCTTCCATCCGGGCAAAAGATCTTGTCAGCCAAATACTAACTTTCAGCCGCAAAGATAAAACAAATCTTATTCCAATACATCCTCAGCCTCTCATCAATGAAACCTTGAAGCTTCTGCGTTCTACTACGCCAGCTACCATATCAATCATTCAGGATATATCTAAAGATTGCGGAAAGGTCATGACCGATATAACTCAATTCCATCAGGTCATTATGAACCTCTTTGGGAATGCCGTCCAAGCCATGGATGAGAAAGGCGAAGTGATCGTTAGTTTGAAAGAAGTATATTTAGATAGTAATGATTTTACTCATTTTTCAAAAATGTCCCCACTTTCAATGAAAACACCTGGAGCATTCGCTAAATTTTCTGTGGTTGATTCAGGAACTGGAATAGATCAAAAAATAGTCGAACAGATTTTTGAACCTTTTTTCACCACCAAGAAAGTTGGCGAAGGAACGGGCATGGGTTTGTCTGTTGTTCAGGGCATTATTCAAAGCCAGGAAGGATTTATAACAGTTGAAAGTGAAGAAGGTAAAGGAAGTACCTTTAGTGTTTTTCTCCCTATAACTCAAAAAGAAGAAACTCTTAAAGTTAAAGAAAGCAACATTCTTCTGACTGGCACGGAACGGATACTTCTTGTAGATGATGAAGAACTCCTCCTGCAAATAATGGTACGAATCCTGGAAGGACTGGGATATAATGTTATGAGTGAAAGTAGTAGCAATAAAGCACTTGAAACTTTCAAGGCAAACCCAACCCACTTTGATCTCCTGATGACTGACCAGTCCATGCCTGACATGTCCGGGGCAGAACTTGTCGCCGAGATATTGAAAGTGAGGCCGAATATGCCCATTATTATCTGCAGCGGGTACAGCACTAAAGTTTCTGAAAAAAATTATAAAGATACAGGTGTTAGTATGTATCTTAGTAAGCCATATAGCAGAAAAGAATTGTCCGAGTCGATCAGGACAGTACTGGACGGGAATGTGTAAATGGCTTTTATAGACACTAAAATTATCTTGTACAGCTGTGATAAACCGATTAAAAAAGATCCGATGAACAACTTAGCAAGATAACAATAACTTACTGCCGATAAGCCCCAATTCTGTCTCTATATCAACTTTAATGTTGAAATCAAACTCTCTCTACTGTGGTAAGTGGATCATCTTGTTTTCAAAGAAAGATTCGGAATATCAACTCATCCTACAGTTTCAGACGCCTGCTCGCTTCCCTCATAGCCCCCAGATAGAGCCTTGGGATGGTTGAAGCGTGGAACAGTTACCAATCAGGGATGAATGATCGCGCCTGGCGCCACCAGCAGAGATCTGAGAATTATTTATTGGAGATGTCTACTCTCGGAATGTGGGTTTTAAAAAAATCCCCAAACTGAAAGATTGTTTCCGGGTCGACCCTTCCACCCAGATCCGTCATCAGAAGGCATCTTCTGCCGGCCCCGTCTTCCCCAGGGATCCCACCTATAGATTGATACGCCCATGAGAATTGAACACGCTCACTGTTAGCGGTGGGGTTTGGCTGGCCGCAAGTCATCTTGCTTGCCTATGCAACCTGAGAAGTCCGGTAGTGTTCAGTATTATTAATAATGTGAAACAAGGAGAAATCTGAGGATTACATGATGCAATATTCCTCAATATTTAAGTCTATCTGTACTTTTCTGCAGAATAATGAAATTTTTCATCCTGGCAAGAAAAAAAGGATGTTCGGTATATGGTATGATAACCGCTGATGCAGAGAGCACACCCATTGGCATCAGAGTAGTAATAGTCTCTTGCTTGAGACATAGCATCAAAGTCATTCATTGCTTCAATTTCAATTCTATTCCCTTGCTCTGGTAGATAAGAACAAGACATCTTGTGGACTTCGTGATTTTTACCTTTGTTTACGTAGTACTTTGACATAATAAAACTCCTTTTATTATGACGAGTTATAATTGTAAAAGGAATGAAGAAATTATATAAGCCCTACAAGGTGGAATACACTCTATAATCATACTTATCAAGTAAAGGAAAAATGAATCTCAGTCCTCCGTTTCTCATTACTACTTATTCTTGGTGGCCTTGCCCTTGATGTATCCAGAATACCAGGATGGGCCGTCTACATCCGAGGGGAACCGTATCATAATATGATCCACCCAGCCCGCTCCACAGAGGCTCAATTCAACCAAAAACAAAAAGTCCCCCCCAACGGACCGCCACTGCTCCGCTGTATCCTCCCCGCGTACTGATTGTTAAAGAAATGAGAGTTGTTTTTCCGTACCTTCCACTCCCGCTTTTCAAGCCGGAGCTCCAGGGCTGATCCTCTATGGTACTGCTCCGCAGCCGTCCTTCTGTCGCGGCCTGCGCCGCTCCGGTTCCGGCCGTCCGCTCCCGCATCACCATCGGTTTTCACGCCAACCCCCGCAAACCGCCGTTCCGGCTTTCCTTTGCGGGCTTTTTCCCGATCGGGACTCGAGGAGTCCTCAATGCAAACATCCCTGTTTGCCCGGTTCTCCCTCTGGACTTCACGTCTGACATCCCTACTCATAAGGCCGGCCTGGTTAAAATCAGTTTAATTTTCCCTGCAACAGGTGAAGAGCAAAGAAAAGAAGCCTCATTCGCAGGGCTGCTTTTCAGGCGGTCTCCACCGGACAGACAGGCCTGTAAGGT from Oceanispirochaeta sp. includes the following:
- a CDS encoding PAS domain-containing sensor histidine kinase; amino-acid sequence: MAKEKSDTNSLVYAEGIINTVREPLIVLDQDLRVISANCSFFNVFKVTPEETMGQLIYDLGNNQWDIPQLRELLETILPEKTTFDDYKVEHYFNTLGRRIMLLNARQIKRKEGEEKIILLAFEDITDRELAQLALEDSEERFRRLFETAKDGLLLIDKKNGHIVNANPAVCKLLGYTHKELIGMPLQGFNFSVTIDVIDMILEKLVTHGLITYDDISVKNKMGSRITIDLQIIDRSRFLQCNFRDITERKVAEKEKDILTEQLNQAQRMETVGILAGGIAHDFNNILSIIFGNAELALNDISPDNPVKQNFEEVLAASIRAKDLVSQILTFSRKDKTNLIPIHPQPLINETLKLLRSTTPATISIIQDISKDCGKVMTDITQFHQVIMNLFGNAVQAMDEKGEVIVSLKEVYLDSNDFTHFSKMSPLSMKTPGAFAKFSVVDSGTGIDQKIVEQIFEPFFTTKKVGEGTGMGLSVVQGIIQSQEGFITVESEEGKGSTFSVFLPITQKEETLKVKESNILLTGTERILLVDDEELLLQIMVRILEGLGYNVMSESSSNKALETFKANPTHFDLLMTDQSMPDMSGAELVAEILKVRPNMPIIICSGYSTKVSEKNYKDTGVSMYLSKPYSRKELSESIRTVLDGNV